A single genomic interval of Fusarium verticillioides 7600 chromosome 8, whole genome shotgun sequence harbors:
- a CDS encoding 60S ribosomal protein L17, translating to MVRYAATEIQSSKSARARGAYLRVSFKNTRETAQAINGWKLQRAVTFLENVKEHKEAVPMRRYAGSTGRTAQGKQFGVSKARWPVKSAEFLLGLLKNAEANADAKGLDTGALIVKHIQVNQAPKQRRRTYRAHGRINPYMSNPCHIELILTEGEEVVQKSDAVVEREHLNSRQRGARLRKAITAA from the exons ATG GTTCGATACGCTGCCACCGAGATCCAGTCCTCGAAGTCGGCCCGCGCCCGCGGTGCCTACCTCCGAGTGTCTTTCAAGAACACTCGCGAGACCGCCCAGGCCATCAACGGCTGGAAGCTTCAGCGCGCTGTTACCTTCCTCGAGAACGTCAAGGAGCACAAGGAGGCCGTCCCCATGCGACGATATGCCGGCAGCACTGGCCGCACCGCCCAAG GCAAGCAGTTCGGTGTCTCCAAGGCTCGATGGCCCGTCAAGTCCGCCGAgttcctcctcggtctccTCAAGAACGCTGAGGCCAACGCTGATGCCAAGGGTCTCGACACCGGTGCCCTGATTGTCAAGCACATCCAGGTCAACCAGGCCCCCAAGCAGCGACGAAGGACATACCGTGCCCACGGTCGT ATCAACCCCTACATGTCCAACCCCTGCCACATCGAGCTCATCCTGACCGAGGGTGAGGAGGTTGTCCAGAAGTCCGATGCTGTTGTCGAGCGCGAGCACCTCAACTCGCGCCAGCGCGGTGCCCGTCTCCGCAAGGCTATCACCGCCGCTTAA
- a CDS encoding 60S ribosomal protein L17: MAVVKVRYAATEIQSSKSARARGAYLRVSFKNTRETAQAINGWKLQRAVTFLENVKEHKEAVPMRRYAGSTGRTAQGKQFGVSKARWPVKSAEFLLGLLKNAEANADAKGLDTGALIVKHIQVNQAPKQRRRTYRAHGRINPYMSNPCHIELILTEGEEVVQKSDAVVEREHLNSRQRGARLRKAITAA; the protein is encoded by the exons ATGGCTGTTGTGAAG GTTCGATACGCTGCCACCGAGATCCAGTCCTCGAAGTCGGCCCGCGCCCGCGGTGCCTACCTCCGAGTGTCTTTCAAGAACACTCGCGAGACCGCCCAGGCCATCAACGGCTGGAAGCTTCAGCGCGCTGTTACCTTCCTCGAGAACGTCAAGGAGCACAAGGAGGCCGTCCCCATGCGACGATATGCCGGCAGCACTGGCCGCACCGCCCAAG GCAAGCAGTTCGGTGTCTCCAAGGCTCGATGGCCCGTCAAGTCCGCCGAgttcctcctcggtctccTCAAGAACGCTGAGGCCAACGCTGATGCCAAGGGTCTCGACACCGGTGCCCTGATTGTCAAGCACATCCAGGTCAACCAGGCCCCCAAGCAGCGACGAAGGACATACCGTGCCCACGGTCGT ATCAACCCCTACATGTCCAACCCCTGCCACATCGAGCTCATCCTGACCGAGGGTGAGGAGGTTGTCCAGAAGTCCGATGCTGTTGTCGAGCGCGAGCACCTCAACTCGCGCCAGCGCGGTGCCCGTCTCCGCAAGGCTATCACCGCCGCTTAA
- a CDS encoding homeobox protein cut-like — protein MTDAAVEAALASTTEAPTPAPAFEGENKFQHAISAWRTIDLTTLVSTLDNTASDIVAYQRDSTVQRKELAQKTKEFRKLDDAAKLTEIKGLLKSYQTFIDLLTNHSKSVNSAFLQTYASFSDAPDPYPLLEASVDSMLLSEDTLPKITEENQHLQENVSKLSSQLEETESKLQNERKVRRELEDNLEKRVKEVETSWNAVLEEKTDNWEAKEKALEDKLEKQERLLTEMRASYEVNQRLGKNGDDQEVHRNNVSSAELEMLHADLDRTSSRLAEVEARNEQMRLELAQAKSSAQQQPETSLEDDPGYMRVRSENQSMIRKLDAARVEKEGLKRELDGKLRSTEREVNTLKEERDTLKSKVQKWSDYEDIKQELEVLKSIEFSTGDDDEVREHLEAKDAEGNSLEKLLLARNKKLGDELTVLRVSHNDLQSRLEDLEEELSKTTAELERAQKLNQKLESDLETIQEEGANAFPSGASVAGTYVTRAMGRKSGRISPTSSIISGMDPRMGGGEPGERVYGGGSGMLPMVTAQRDRYKKKNAELEEELSDTHRTVSQLRQEVAALQKDNLNLYEKTRYVSTYNRGGGAATSSAYGANPNPSTVSIGETGNPGIAMDRYRQAYESNISPFAAFRGRESARAYKRMSLPERAVYSLTRTVLASRTSRNLFAAYCVALHLLVFVTLYWLSSSGVQRVTHLESAAAAAAGVAGGSLGSPMDGAPKDPAK, from the exons ATGACTGACGCAGCCGTCGAGGCTGCTCTGGCGAGCACAACCGAAGCCCCTACACCTGCGCCCGCCTTTGAAGGAGAGAACAAGTTTCAGCATGCGATATCAGCATGGAGAA CCATCGATCTCACAACCCTTGTCTCGACTCTCGACAATACAGCTTCAGACATTGTCGCATACCAGCGGGACTCAACTGTCCAACGTAAAGAACTCGCCCAAAAGACCAAAGAATTCCGCAAGCTCGATGATGCGGCCAAGCTTACAGAAATCAAGGGACTATTGAAAT CCTATCAGACCTTTATCGACCTCCTTACGAACCACTCCAAGTCTGTAAACTCGGCATTTCTTCAAACATATGCATCTTTCTCTGATGCTCCAGATCCGTATCCACTTCTTGAGGCCTCAGTTGATTCTATGCTCTTGTCCGAAGATACCTTACCAAAGATTACCGAAGAAAACCAGCACCTCCAAGAGAACGTCTCGAAACTTTCAAGTCAACTGGAAGAGACCGAATCAAAGCTCCAGAATGAACGAAAGGTTCGAAGAGAGCTGGAGGACAACCTAGAGAAACGTGTTAAGGAAGTTGAGACATCGTGGAACGCTGTGCTAGAGGAGAAGACAGATAACtgggaggccaaggagaaggcattggaagataagctggagaagcaagagCGTCTTCTGACCGAGATGCGCGCAAGTTACGAGGTTAATCAGCGCCTGGGCAAGAATGGCGACGACCAAGAGGTTCATCGCAACAATGTTTCGAGCgctgagcttgagatgctcCATGCAGATTTGGATCGCACAAGCTCTCGCCTAGCCGAGGTTGAGGCACGAAACGAACAAATGCGACTGGAGCTGGCACAAGCCAAGTCATCagcccaacagcaacctgAGACAAGTCTTGAGGACGATCCTGGATATATGCGTGTGAGGTCAGAGAACCAGTCCATGATCCGCAAGCTGGATGCCGCTCGTGTGGAGAAGGAGGGTCTCAAACGAGAACTAGATGGCAAGTTGCGATCTACTGAAAGAGAGGTGAACActctcaaggaggagagggatACCTTGAAGAGCAAGGTTCAAAAATGGAGTGACTACGAGGACATCAAGCaggagcttgaggttctcaaaAGTATTGAGTTCTCcacaggtgatgatgacgaagtaAGAGAGCACCTTGAGGCAAAGGATGCAGAGGGTAATTCtctggagaagcttctcttggcGCGAAACAAGAAGTTGGGCGATGAGTTGACGGTGCTACGTGTTTCGCATAACGATTTGCAAAGTCGattggaggatcttgaagaggaaCTCTCAAAAACTACCGCCGAATTGGAGAGAgcccagaagctcaaccagAAACTGGAGAGTGATTTGGAGACAATCCAAGAAGAGGGTGCCAACGCATTCCCATCTGGTGCATCTGTAGCTGGAACATATGTCACCCGGGCAATGGGCCGCAAGAGTGGCAGaatctcaccaacatcgtcaatCATTAGTGGTATGGATCCTCGCATGGGAGGAGGCGAGCCTGGCGAACGAGTCTATGGAGGAGGCTCGGGCATGTTGCCCATGGTCACGGCTCAGCGAGACCGttacaagaagaagaatgcggaacttgaggaagaacTGTCAGATACGCACCGAACAGTCTCGCAGCTACGCCAGGAAGTCGCAGCGCTTCAGAAGGATAACCTGAATCTCTACGAGAAGACAAGATATGTTTCAACATACaaccgaggaggaggtgcAGCGACATCTTCGGCGTACGGGGCGAATCCAAACCCATCAACAGTGTCGATTGGCGAAACGGGCAATCCTGGCATCGCTATGGACCGATACCGCCAGGCATACGAGTCCAATATTTCTCCATTTGCAGCTTTCCGTGGGCGAGAGTCTGCTCGAGCCTACAAACGGATGAGTTTACCAGAACGCGCAGTCTACTCATTGACGCGCACAGTACTTGCTTCGCGAACCAGCCGAAACTTGTTTGCTGCATACTGCGTAGCACTCCATTTGCTGGTATTTGTAACATTGTATTGGCTCAGTTCATCAGGTGTCCAGCGGGTAACCCATCTTGAGTCCGCcgcggcagcggcagctgGAGTTGCCGGGGGCTCACTTGGCAGTCCAATGGACGGAGCGCCTAAAGATCCTGCCAAGTAG
- a CDS encoding hypothetical protein (At least one base has a quality score < 10): MTSDGSGDGPSITSPGLTSTSREVGPYVLRTLLDEVPLSADGSKDDIKINCVDYLDANLYVGTSASELLHFVQIPPDPNDRSGQPVYILASRLCPQYVETLGTPNSRPGVQQILLLPRVGKACILCNWTVTFYSLPELSPVFGTTLVKNCSWIGGIDLNEPLLDDGSAERGGGVTILLSLMRKIQVVRVGEDARAFKKIDFSGSILSVRRDSIACVADSKSYALIDVEQQLKIPLMSISSLEETTSPSEIGHAQRIGADTASGLLRSSSSTGNRTSSEVPSHSRSTSLGGSILDSIRRQDHRSNEGEDFLGRNTSPQPSISPRPSMERAFNTKSSFTR; the protein is encoded by the exons ATGACATCAGATGGCTCAGGCGATGGGCCTTCAATTACAAGCCCAGGGCTAACCAGTACCAGTCGCGAGGTTGGCCCTTATGTTCTCAGGACTTTATTGGATGAGGTGCCACTATCTGCAGACGGCTCCAAagatgatatcaagatcaactgCGTAGATTATCTGG ATGCGAATCTGTACGTTGGCACATCTGCCTCCGAGCTGCTTCACTTCGTACAAATTCCACCGGACCCAAACGATCGGTCGGGGCAACCCGTTTATATCCTCGCATCTCGACTATGTCCTCAATATGTCGAAACTTTAGGCACTCCGAACTCGCGACCCGGCGTTCAGCAAATCCTCCTACTACCTCGTGTCGGCAAAGCGTGTATCCTTTGCAATTGGACCGTCACTTTCTATTCGCTTCCCGAACTTAGCCCCGTTTTTGGAACAACTCTAGTCAAGAACTGTAGTTGGATAGGTGGTATTGATTTGAATGAGCCCTtgcttgacgatggaagTGCAGAGAGGGGTGGAGGTGTCACTATTCTCCTCTCTCTTATGCGAAAGATTCAGGTTGTGCGTGTAGGCGAGGACGCGCGCGCTTTTAAG AAAATCGACTTCTCTGGAAGCATCCTCTCAGTCCGTAGGGACTCAATCGCTTGTGTCGCGGACTCTAAGTCGTATGCGCTTATTGACGTGGAACAACAGCTCAAGATCCCCTTGATGAGCATTtcatccttggaagaaaCAACCTCGCCCAGTGAAATTGGACATGCTCAAAGGATTGGAGCGGACACAGCAAGTGGGCTGCTCCGaagctcctcttctaccGGAAACCGCACGTCTAGCGAAGTCCCAAGCCATAGTCGGAGCACGAGCTTGGGCGGCTCAATATTGGATAGTATCCgtcgacaagatcatcgtAGTAACGAGGGTGAAGATTTCCTTGGCCGCAACACCTCGCCGCAACCGTCGATAAGCCCCAGGCCATCAATGGAGAGAGCTTTCAACACCAAATCCTCCTTCACTCGATAA